TGGCTTTGTTCTCGGTACCGTCGAGGGCAATCATCGCCAGGTCGAGGGCTTTCTGGTCAGTGGCATCTTTGCCCAGCAGCAGGTCGCGGATCGAGCCATTGATGTTGGCCACGGCCTTCAGCACGCCCTTGCCCAGGTAACGGCTCTTGTCGCCATCACGCAATTCCAGCGCTTCACGCGAACCGGTAGAGGCACCGGACGGCGCGCAGGCGCTGCCGATGATGCCGCTGTCGAGAATTACATCGGCTTCCACAGTCGGGTTACCACGGGAATCGAGAACCTCACGGCCTTTGATGTCGACGATCTTTGCCATTGCGTGTAGCACTCCAAAAAATTGACGAAAAGGGTAGTACCGAGTTGCACACTCATTGCGCGCTGGCAGTGACTCCAGAGCACAACATGTACTGACTATTTATTCAGATTGTATACAAATGGCACTTTACCGGAGATTTGCCGTTTCAGGCAGTCTCAATCGGCGCAAAACTCTTGATCAAGTCATCCAGCTGCTTGAGCTGGGTGAGGAACGGCTCTAGCTTGTCCAGACGCAGGGCGCAAGGGCCGTCGCATTTGGCATTGTCCGGGTCCGGATGGGCTTCCAGGAACAACCCGGCCAGGCCTTGGCTCATGCCGGCCTTGGCCAGATCAGTGACCTGAGCACGGCGGCCACCCGCGGAATCGGCGCGGCCACCCGGCATTTGCAGGGCGTGGGTCACGTCGAAGAACACCGGGTAGTTCATCTGCTTCATGATGCCGAAGCCGAGCATGTCCACCACCAGGTTGTTGTAGCCGAAGCTGGAACCACGCTCACAAAGAATCAGCTGGTCATTACCGGCTTCTTCGCACTTGGTCAGGATGTGCTTCATCTCCTGGGGCGCGAGAAACTGGGCCTTCTTGATATTGATCACCGCGCCGGTCTTGGCCATGGCCACCACCAGGTCGGTCTGCCGCGAAAGAAACGCCGGCAGCTGGATAATGTCGCAGACATCGGCCACAGGCTGCGCCTGATGCGGCTCATGCACATCGGTGATCACCGGTACGCCGAAGGTCTTTTTGATTTCCTCGAAGACCTTCATGCCCTCTTCCAGGCCTGGGCCACGGAATGAGGTCACGGACGAGCGATTGGCCTTGTCGAAGCTGGCCTTGAACACGTAGGGAATGCCGAGCTTGTCGGTGACCCGGACGTACTCTTCACAAGCGCGCATGGCCAGATCGCGGGATTCGATAACGTTGATCCCGCCGAACAGCACGAACGGCTTGTCATTGGCAATTTCAATACCGCCAACCTTAATGATCTTCTGCGTCATATCCCTATGCCTTCTTAGCTTTCTGCGCCAGCGCTGCAGTGACAAAGCCACTGAACAGAGGATGACCATCACGCGGAGTCGAGGTGAACTCAGGGTGGAACTGGCAAGCGACGAACCATGGATGATCCGGTGCTTCCACCACTTCAACCAGCGCACCGTCGCCGGAGCGACCGGTGACCTTGAGGCCGGATTCAATCAGCTGCGGCAACAGATTGTTGTTCACTTCATAGCGATGACGATGGCGCTCAACGATTACATCCTTGCCGTAGCAGGCATGTACTTGCGAGCCGGCTTGCAGCTGGCAGTCCTGTGCGCCCAGGCGCATGGTGCCGCCCAAGTCGGAAGCATCGGTGCGCTGCTCGGTCACGCCGGTGGCATCCTGCCATTCGGTAATCAGACCGACCACTGGATGTGTGCTGACGGTGTCGAATTCGGTGGAGTTGGCATCAGTCCAGCCCAGCACGTTGCGGGCAAACTCAATGACCGCGACCTGCATGCCGAGGCAGATACCCAAGTAGGGAATCTTGTTCTCACGGGCGTATTGCACGGTCTTGATTTTGCCTTCCACGCCGCGCAAACCGAAACCACCCGGCACCAGAATGGCATCCACGCCTTCAAGCAGCGCGGTGCCTTTGTTCTCGATGTCTTCGGAGTCGATGTAGCGCAGATTGACCTTAGTGCGGTTCTGGATGCCGGCATGGCTCATCGCTTCGATCAGCGATTTGTAGGCATCCAGCAGCTCCATGTACTTACCGACCATGGCGATGGTGACTTCGTGCTCCGGATTCAGCTTGGCATCAACCACGCGGTCCCACTCGGACAGGTCGGCACCGTTGCACTCCAGACCAAAGCGCTCGACGACAAAATCATCCAGGCCCTGGGCATGCAGCACGCCTGGGATCTTGTAGATGGTATCGACGTCTTCCAGACTGATCACCGCACGCTCTTCAACGTTGGTGAACAGCGCAATCTTACGACGCGAGGAGATATCCACCGGGTGGTCGGAGCGGCAGATCAGTACGTCCGGCTGCAGGCCGATGGAACGCAGCTCTTTTACCGAGTGTTGAGTCGGCTTGGTCTTGGTTTCGCCAGCGGTGGCGATATACGGCACCAGAGTCAGGTGCATCAGCATGGCGCGCTTGGCGCCCACTTCCACACGCAACTGGCGAATGGCTTCGAGGAACGGCTGCGACTCGATGTCGCCCACCGTGCCGCCAATTTCAACCATGGCCACGTCAGCGTCGCCAGCACCCTTGATGATACGGCGCTTGATTTCGTCGGTGATGTGCGGGATGACCTGAATGGTCGCACCCAGGTAATCACCACGGCGCTCGCGGCGCAGCACGTCTTCGTAGACGCGGCCGGTGGTGAAGTTGTTGTTCTGGGTCATGGTGGTGCGGATAAACCGCTCATAGTGGCCCAGGTCGAGGTCGGTTTCAGCGCCGTCGTGGGTGACGAACACCTCACCGTGCTGGAACGGGCTCATGGTGCCCGGATCGACGTTGATATAGGGATCCAGCTTGAGCATGGTGACCTTCAGGCCCCGCGCCTCCAGGATAGCCGCCAATGAAGCCGAGGCGATGCCTTTCCCCAATGAAGAAACAACACCACCCGTGACGAATATGTAGCGCGTCATGAAAAACCCTAGAAGTCTGCGTTTAAGCGGTCAATGCCGCCGGGGAAAGCGAAGGAATACCGAAGCGGCCAATTGCAATACACCGCAATTAGCTAACCCTGCCGATTCCCAAAGGGAGTCAACAAAAGCTGTAGTAAGACGGGAGCGTAGTCTACCGGAAAGGGCTTATCAGCTCAAACCTTGATCATTCGTCGGTGGCTGCCAATGCAATTGCCAACTGCCATCGGCGGCGCCCTGCGGAGCTGGCAGGTTGGCGATTGCCATGACCTGGTTATTCAGACGCAGCAACGGCAGGCGATCACGCACAAAAACCGGTACGCGCAGTTCATTGAACAAGCGTTTGAGATCGCGATGCCCGCGCCCCGGTATAAGAAGCTGATCGCCGCCTTGGCGGTAACCCAGCTGCCAGTTACCCGCCGGCAACTGGCCGTCAATTCGCACACTGCCGTTAGCGGGCAATATCAACGGCTGATTACCTTGCACCGCCAGATTGACTGGCACGGGAGCGCGCAGCCAATCACCCGCCAACCACCACACCCGCTCATCACTGCGGCGCAGCTCCCCCGCCGCCAGCATCCAGACTGGCGCAGCATCCGACGCGGCATCGCGCAGCGCCTGCCAGCCGGCCCAGTGTTCGCTATCCGGCATCGTCGTCAGCGGGCGGAGCCAATAACGCAGGGCATTGCGCTGACGCGGCTCACTCAGGCTGCGCAGCGCAGGCAGCGCCAGGCTGGGTAACGGTAACCAGGCAAACTCGGCTGGCACCTGCGCAGCAGCCATATCCTGCTGCGCCAACTCATCGAGCAACTGCGCGGCCTCACTCAAGTGCGCGGCGCTACGGGCCATATTGGTGGTGGCTTGCGGCCAGCGACTGAGCAACGCAGGCAACACCTGACGGCGCAGGTAATTGCGCGAGAAGCGCTCATCGGCATTTGACGGATCTTCAACCCAGGCCAGCTTGTGCTCTCGGGCATAAGCCAACAGTTCATCGCGCGAGCAGTTGAGTAGCGGTCGAACCAGCCGCCCCGCGCCCAATGCACGACTCACCGGCATGGCCGACAAACCCTGCACGCCGGCACCGCGTAACAGGCGAAACAACAGGGTTTCAGCCTGATCATCGCGATGCTGCGCGGTCAGCAACAGTTCATCAGCGCCGAGACGGACCGCAAAAGCCGCGTAGCGGGCCTCGCGGGCCGCACGCTCCAGACTGGCGCCTGGAGCAACCTGAACATATTCAACCTGCAACGGCACGGACAAGGCAGCGCACAGCTCACGGCAATGCGCCGGCCAGGCATCAGCCGCAGCCTGCAGGCCGTGATGAATATGAATGGCGGAAAGAGGCGGCAATGCCTCGCGTTGCGCGAGGCTGGCCAGCAGGTGCAGCAGCACCGTGGAGTCCAGCCCGCCAGACAGGGCCACACACCAGCCAGGGGCACTGAGCCAGGGCTGCAGGGCATCACGCAAACGAATATGCACAGGAGTCATCGGCCAAGCTTAAAACAACAACGGGCCCGAAGGCCCGTTGTATGCGCAGCTGCCGAGCAATCAGGCAATTCCGTAGCTCATCAGACGCTCATAACGACGCCTGAGCAGCGCGTCGGTATCGAAGGTTTTGAGCATTGCCAGCTGTGTCAGCAAGGCCTGACGAATCGACTCGGCCGCAGCGGCCGGGTCGCTGTGCGCGCCACCGAGCGGTTCACTGATCACCTGATCAACAATGCCCAGGCCTTTCAGGCGTTCAGCCGTGATGCCCATCGCTTCGGCGGCATCAGGGGCCTTTTCTGCGGTTTTCCACAGAATCGAAGCACAACCTTCCGGCGAGATCACCGAGTAGGTGGAGTACTGCAGCATGTTCAGCTGATCGCATACGCCAATCGCCAAGGCACCGCCGGAACCACCTTCACCAATTACGGTGGCGATAATCGGGGTTTTCAGGCGCGCCATAACACGCAGATTCCAGGCGATGGCTTCACTCTGGTTGCGCTCTTCAGCGTCAATGCCCGGGTAGGCACCCGGGGTATCGATAAAGGTCAGGATCGGCATCTTGAAGCGTTCGGCCATTTCCATCAGGCGGCACGCCTTGCGGTAGCCCTCCGGACGCGGCATGCCGAAGTTGCGGCGCACCTTCTCGCGAATCTCACGGCCTTTCTGGTGACCAATCACCATCACCGGCTCACCGTCCAGACGGGCAACGCCGCCCACCAGGGCCGCGTCGTCGGAGAAGTGGCGGTCGCCATGCAGCTCATCGAATTCGGTAAAGATGTGCTGCAGATAATCCAGGGTGTAAGGACGGCGTGGGTGGCGCGCCAGCTGAGCGATCTGCCAGCTGCTCAGGTTGCCGAAAATGCTTTCGGTCAGCGAGCTGCTCTTGTCCTGCAGGCGGGCGATTTCATCGTTGATGTTCAACGAGTTGTCGTTACCGACCAGGCGAAGCTCTTCGATCTTGGCTTGCAGGTCGGCGATCGGCTGTTCGAAATCGAGAAAATTCGGGTTCATAGTCATCCGTCTTGCGTCGACGGCCAAGTGGCCGGGAGCTGTATCCGTTATCGCGCCCTACCTTATAGCAGCAGGCGCATTCAGGTCGACACCCGGTTCTGCACGAAAGCCTTCAATACAGAACATGCCGGGTATCACGACCGACCGGCGAGGCCGCAGCCCCGCAAATCAGCGGTAGTGCAAAAAGACGTTGTCGCGACCGAACTGGTCACGCAATGCCTGAATCAGACTGTCAGCCGGCTCGATACGCCAGCTCTCGCCAAACTGCAGTTGCGCCCTGGCATCGCTGCCGCTGTAGTCGACGGTGATCGGGCAGGCGCCACGATGACGGCCGCACAAATCAGCCAGCCAACGCAGACGATCGCCCTGCAAGGCACTACTGGCGACCTTCAGACGCAGGCTGTCGGCTAGGCCGGTGCGCGCCTCTTCCAGGCTCATCACCCGTTTGGCACGCAAGCGCAGGCCACCGGAGAAATCGTCATTACTCACCTCACCCTCAACCACCACCAGGGCGTCGGTCTGCAGAAGGGCCTGCGCACTGTTGAACGCATCGGCAAACAAGGAGGCCTCGATCCGCCCAGAACGGTCATCGAGGGTGATAAAGCCCATCTTGTCGCCCTTCTTGTTCTTCATCACCCGCAGGTTGACCACCAGGCCGGCAATCGTCTGATCGCCGCGCGCGGCTTTCAGGTCGACGATGCGCTGGCGGGCAAACCGCCGCACTTCGCCTTCATACTCATCAATCGGGTGGCCGGTCAGGTACAGACCCAGGGTGTCTTTTTCACCCTTGAGACGCTCCTTCAGCGTCAGTTCACGGGCGCGCAGATGGTTGAGATAGACATCCGCCTCGGCATCGGCAAACACCCCGCCGAACAGGTCCATGTGCCCGCTCTCGGCGCTGCGCGCGGTCTGTTCGGCGGCCTGTACGGCTTCCTCCATCGCAGCTAGCAATACCGCGCGATTGCGGTCGATATTGGCCTTGTAGGCTTTCAGTTCTTCATGGAAATGCGGCCCCAGGCGATCCAGCGCACCACTGCGAATCAGCGCTTCGAGGGTGCGCTTGTTGATGCGCTTGAGATCGACGCGCGAACAGAAGTCGAACAGGTCCTTGAACGGCCCGTCCTGGCGCGCCTCGACGATGGCCTCCACCGGACCCTCGCCCACGCCCTTGATCGCGCCCAGGCCGTAGACGATCCAGCCTTCGTTGTTAACCGTGAACTTGAACTCGGAGATGTTCACATCCGGCGCGTCGAGGCGCAGCTTCATGCTGCGGCATTCCTCGATCAGGGTGACCACCTTGTCGGTGTTGTGCATATCCGCCGACAACACCGCCGCCATAAAGGCCGCCGAGTGGTGCGCCTTGAGCCAGGCCGTCTGATACGAGAGCAAGCCATAGGCGGCGGAGTGCGACTTGTTGAAGCCGTAACCGGCGAACTTTTCCACCAGGTCAAAGATGTTACCGGCCAGATCGGCATCAATACCGTTATTGGCACAACCTTCAATAAAGCCGCCGCGCTGCTTGGCCATCTCCTCGGGCTTTTTCTTACCCATTGCGCGGCGCAGCATGTCCGCACCACCGAGGGTGTAGCCGGCCATCACCTGGGCAATCTGCATCACCTGTTCCTGGTACAGGATGATGCCGTAGGTCGGTTTCAGTACCGGCTCCAGGCCCGCGTACTGATAGTCCTGATGCGGGTAGGAAATCGGCTCACGACCGTGTTTACGGTTGATAAAGTCGTCCACCATGCCCGACTGCAATGGCCCCGGACGGAACAGGGCCACCAGGGCGATCATGTCTTCCAGGCAGTCCGGCTTGAGCTTTTTGATCAGCTCCTTCATACCGCGTGATTCCAGCTGGAACACCGCAGTGGTCTCAGCCTTCTGCAACATGGCGAAGGTGGCTTTGTCATCCAGCGGGATAAAGTCGATGTTCAGATCCGGCAAGCCCTGCTTGGCCTGCTCGCGGTTGATGGTCTCCATCGCCCACTTGATGATGGTCAGGGTACGCAGGCCGAGGAAGTCGAACTTCACCAGGCCAGCGGACTCCACGTCGTCCTTATCGAACTGGGTGACCAGGCCGCCGCCCTCGTCATCGCAAGCAATCGGCGAGAAGTCGGTGAGTTTGGTTGGAGCGATAACCACACCACCGGCGTGCTTACCGGTACCGCGACAGATGCCTTCGAGCTTGAGCGACATTTCCCAGATTTCCCGGGCGTCTTCGTCGACCTTAAGGAAATCGCGCAGCGGCTCCTCCATCTCGTAGGCTTTTTCCAACGTCATGCCGACTTCGAAAGGAATCATCTTCGACAGGCGGTCCGCCAAGCCGTAGGACTTGCCCTGGGCCCGCGCCACGTCGCGCACCACCGCCTTGGCCGCCATAGTGCCGAAGGTGATGATCTGGCTCACTGCGTTGCGGCCGTATTTCTCGGCCACGTAATCGATCACCCGGTCACGGCCATCCATGCAGAAGTCGACGTCGAAGTCGGGCATGGATACCCGTTCCGGGTTGAGGAAACGCTCGAACAGCAGGTCATAGGCCAGCGGGTCGAGGTCGGTGATCTTCTGTACGTAGGCCACCAGCGAACCGGCACCCGACCCACGACCTGGCCCCACCGGCACGCCGTTGTTCTTCGCCCACTTGATAAAGTCCATTACGATCAGGAAGTAACCGGGGAAGCCCATCTGGATGATGATATCCAGCTCGAAATTCAGCCGATCAATATAGACCTGACGCTTCTCTTCGTAATTGGGCGTGGTTTCCTTCGGCCAGAGCACCGCCAGGCGCTCTTCCAAGCCCTCAAACGAGACCTGGCGAAAGTACTCGTCCATGGTCATGCCGGCCGGCACCGGGAAGTCCGGCAGGAAGTATTTGCCCAGCTGCACTTCGATATTGCAGCGCTTGGCAATTTCGATGGTGTTTTCCAGGGCCTCTGGCAGATCACTGAACAGCTCGGCCATTTCCTCCGGCGTTTTCAGGTACTGCTGATCGGAATAGGTGCGCAAACGGCGCGGGTCATCCAGGCTACGGCCTTCACCGATACACACGCGGGTTTCGTGGGCGGCGAAGTCGTCCTGCTTGATAAAGCGTACATCGTTGGTCGCCACCAGCGGCGCGCCGACCTTGTCAGCCAGGGCCACCGCAGCGTGAAGATGTTCTTCGTCGTTAACCCGATTGGTGCGCTGCACTTCCAGATAGAAACGCTCAGGGAACACCGCCATCCACTCGCGCAGTATGGCTTCGGCAGCCGCCGGCTCGCCATCGAGCAAGGCATGGCCGACTTCGCCTTCTTTCGCGCCGGACAGGGCAATCAGGCCTTCGGCCGCTTCCTTGACCCAGTCACGCTGGATGATCACCAGATCATTGCTCTGCCCTTCGCTCCAGCCGCGCGATACCAGTTCGGTGAGGTTGCGATAACCCTTGGCATTCATCGCCAGCAGGGTCATGCGGCTGAGCGGGCCATCTTCATCGGCACTGGCCAGCCAGATGTCGGCACCGCAAATCGGCTTGATACCGCCGCCCATGGCCGCTTTATAGAACTTCACCAACGAGCACATATTGCTCATATCGGTAACCGCTACCGCCGGCATTCCGGCTGCCGCCACCGATTTGATAAGTGGTTTGACCCGCACCAACCCGTCGACCAGGGAAAACTCGGTGTGCAAACGCAGGTGGACGAACGAAGCGGTCATGGCAGTCCTATACAAAACGCAAAAACGACAAGGCAGGGATTGTACAACCGCAGCAGCGCGCGACAAGCGCTACCGGGCACAGGATAACGAGGGAATCTCAGAAGCGTTGCGTCAGTCGTCTAACAACGCACGTACCGGGCCAAAGGAGCGCCGGTGAATCGGGGTTGGCCCCAGGCGCCGCAACGCTTCCAGGTGCACCGGAGTCGGATAGCCTTTGTGGCCGGCGATACCGTAACCGGGGTATTGCTGATCAAGCGCCTGCATCTCGCGATCACGACTGACCTTGGCCAGGATCGATGCCGCAGCAATTGCCGGCACCTGGCTATCGCCCTTGATCACCGCCGCGCTGGGCACCTGCAGTTTCGGGCAGCGATTGCCATCGATCAGCGCCAGCTTGGGCGTGATACTCAGGCCTTCGACCGCGCGCTGCATGGCCAGCATGGTGGCCTGGAGGATATTCAGCTGGTCGATTTCCTCGACCTCAGCGCGGGCAATGCACCAGGCCAGGGCTTTTTCACGAATCTCGTCGAAAAGTTTCTCGCGA
This DNA window, taken from Pseudomonas sp. SG20056, encodes the following:
- the dnaE gene encoding DNA polymerase III subunit alpha, producing MTASFVHLRLHTEFSLVDGLVRVKPLIKSVAAAGMPAVAVTDMSNMCSLVKFYKAAMGGGIKPICGADIWLASADEDGPLSRMTLLAMNAKGYRNLTELVSRGWSEGQSNDLVIIQRDWVKEAAEGLIALSGAKEGEVGHALLDGEPAAAEAILREWMAVFPERFYLEVQRTNRVNDEEHLHAAVALADKVGAPLVATNDVRFIKQDDFAAHETRVCIGEGRSLDDPRRLRTYSDQQYLKTPEEMAELFSDLPEALENTIEIAKRCNIEVQLGKYFLPDFPVPAGMTMDEYFRQVSFEGLEERLAVLWPKETTPNYEEKRQVYIDRLNFELDIIIQMGFPGYFLIVMDFIKWAKNNGVPVGPGRGSGAGSLVAYVQKITDLDPLAYDLLFERFLNPERVSMPDFDVDFCMDGRDRVIDYVAEKYGRNAVSQIITFGTMAAKAVVRDVARAQGKSYGLADRLSKMIPFEVGMTLEKAYEMEEPLRDFLKVDEDAREIWEMSLKLEGICRGTGKHAGGVVIAPTKLTDFSPIACDDEGGGLVTQFDKDDVESAGLVKFDFLGLRTLTIIKWAMETINREQAKQGLPDLNIDFIPLDDKATFAMLQKAETTAVFQLESRGMKELIKKLKPDCLEDMIALVALFRPGPLQSGMVDDFINRKHGREPISYPHQDYQYAGLEPVLKPTYGIILYQEQVMQIAQVMAGYTLGGADMLRRAMGKKKPEEMAKQRGGFIEGCANNGIDADLAGNIFDLVEKFAGYGFNKSHSAAYGLLSYQTAWLKAHHSAAFMAAVLSADMHNTDKVVTLIEECRSMKLRLDAPDVNISEFKFTVNNEGWIVYGLGAIKGVGEGPVEAIVEARQDGPFKDLFDFCSRVDLKRINKRTLEALIRSGALDRLGPHFHEELKAYKANIDRNRAVLLAAMEEAVQAAEQTARSAESGHMDLFGGVFADAEADVYLNHLRARELTLKERLKGEKDTLGLYLTGHPIDEYEGEVRRFARQRIVDLKAARGDQTIAGLVVNLRVMKNKKGDKMGFITLDDRSGRIEASLFADAFNSAQALLQTDALVVVEGEVSNDDFSGGLRLRAKRVMSLEEARTGLADSLRLKVASSALQGDRLRWLADLCGRHRGACPITVDYSGSDARAQLQFGESWRIEPADSLIQALRDQFGRDNVFLHYR
- a CDS encoding CTP synthase, with protein sequence MTRYIFVTGGVVSSLGKGIASASLAAILEARGLKVTMLKLDPYINVDPGTMSPFQHGEVFVTHDGAETDLDLGHYERFIRTTMTQNNNFTTGRVYEDVLRRERRGDYLGATIQVIPHITDEIKRRIIKGAGDADVAMVEIGGTVGDIESQPFLEAIRQLRVEVGAKRAMLMHLTLVPYIATAGETKTKPTQHSVKELRSIGLQPDVLICRSDHPVDISSRRKIALFTNVEERAVISLEDVDTIYKIPGVLHAQGLDDFVVERFGLECNGADLSEWDRVVDAKLNPEHEVTIAMVGKYMELLDAYKSLIEAMSHAGIQNRTKVNLRYIDSEDIENKGTALLEGVDAILVPGGFGLRGVEGKIKTVQYARENKIPYLGICLGMQVAVIEFARNVLGWTDANSTEFDTVSTHPVVGLITEWQDATGVTEQRTDASDLGGTMRLGAQDCQLQAGSQVHACYGKDVIVERHRHRYEVNNNLLPQLIESGLKVTGRSGDGALVEVVEAPDHPWFVACQFHPEFTSTPRDGHPLFSGFVTAALAQKAKKA
- the kdsA gene encoding 3-deoxy-8-phosphooctulonate synthase, with amino-acid sequence MTQKIIKVGGIEIANDKPFVLFGGINVIESRDLAMRACEEYVRVTDKLGIPYVFKASFDKANRSSVTSFRGPGLEEGMKVFEEIKKTFGVPVITDVHEPHQAQPVADVCDIIQLPAFLSRQTDLVVAMAKTGAVINIKKAQFLAPQEMKHILTKCEEAGNDQLILCERGSSFGYNNLVVDMLGFGIMKQMNYPVFFDVTHALQMPGGRADSAGGRRAQVTDLAKAGMSQGLAGLFLEAHPDPDNAKCDGPCALRLDKLEPFLTQLKQLDDLIKSFAPIETA
- the tilS gene encoding tRNA lysidine(34) synthetase TilS gives rise to the protein MTPVHIRLRDALQPWLSAPGWCVALSGGLDSTVLLHLLASLAQREALPPLSAIHIHHGLQAAADAWPAHCRELCAALSVPLQVEYVQVAPGASLERAAREARYAAFAVRLGADELLLTAQHRDDQAETLLFRLLRGAGVQGLSAMPVSRALGAGRLVRPLLNCSRDELLAYAREHKLAWVEDPSNADERFSRNYLRRQVLPALLSRWPQATTNMARSAAHLSEAAQLLDELAQQDMAAAQVPAEFAWLPLPSLALPALRSLSEPRQRNALRYWLRPLTTMPDSEHWAGWQALRDAASDAAPVWMLAAGELRRSDERVWWLAGDWLRAPVPVNLAVQGNQPLILPANGSVRIDGQLPAGNWQLGYRQGGDQLLIPGRGHRDLKRLFNELRVPVFVRDRLPLLRLNNQVMAIANLPAPQGAADGSWQLHWQPPTNDQGLS
- a CDS encoding acetyl-CoA carboxylase carboxyltransferase subunit alpha; its protein translation is MNPNFLDFEQPIADLQAKIEELRLVGNDNSLNINDEIARLQDKSSSLTESIFGNLSSWQIAQLARHPRRPYTLDYLQHIFTEFDELHGDRHFSDDAALVGGVARLDGEPVMVIGHQKGREIREKVRRNFGMPRPEGYRKACRLMEMAERFKMPILTFIDTPGAYPGIDAEERNQSEAIAWNLRVMARLKTPIIATVIGEGGSGGALAIGVCDQLNMLQYSTYSVISPEGCASILWKTAEKAPDAAEAMGITAERLKGLGIVDQVISEPLGGAHSDPAAAAESIRQALLTQLAMLKTFDTDALLRRRYERLMSYGIA
- the rnhB gene encoding ribonuclease HII encodes the protein MQLGLDFTLVQELVAGVDEVGRGPLCGAVVTAAVILDPARPILGLNDSKKLTEARREKLFDEIREKALAWCIARAEVEEIDQLNILQATMLAMQRAVEGLSITPKLALIDGNRCPKLQVPSAAVIKGDSQVPAIAAASILAKVSRDREMQALDQQYPGYGIAGHKGYPTPVHLEALRRLGPTPIHRRSFGPVRALLDD